One genomic window of Cygnus olor isolate bCygOlo1 chromosome 3, bCygOlo1.pri.v2, whole genome shotgun sequence includes the following:
- the PPP1CB gene encoding serine/threonine-protein phosphatase PP1-beta catalytic subunit, with amino-acid sequence MADGELNVDSLITRLLEVRGCRPGKIVQMTEAEVRGLCIKSREIFLSQPILLELEAPLKICGDIHGQYTDLLRLFEYGGFPPEANYLFLGDYVDRGKQSLETICLLLAYKIKYPENFFLLRGNHECASINRIYGFYDECKRRFNIKLWKTFTDCFNCLPIAAIVDEKIFCCHGGLSPDLQSMEQIRRIMRPTDVPDTGLLCDLLWSDPDKDVQGWGENDRGVSFTFGADVVSKFLNRHDLDLICRAHQVVEDGYEFFAKRQLVTLFSAPNYCGEFDNAGGMMSVDETLMCSFQILKPSEKKAKYQYGGLNSGRPVTPPRTANPPKKR; translated from the exons TACGAGGATGTCGTCCTGGGAAGATCGTTCAGATGACCGAAGCAGAAGTTCGGGGCTTGTGCATAAAATCACGGGAAATATTTCTTAGCCAGCCTATTCTTCTGGAACTAGAGGCACCTCTGAAAATTTGTG GTGATATTCATGGTCAGTATACAGACTTGCTTCGACTATTTGAATATGGAGGATTCCCGCCAGAAGCTAATTATCTTTTCCTTGGAGATTATGTAGATAGAGGCAAACAGTCTTTGGAAACAATTTGCCTACTCCTGGCATATAAAATCAAGTACCCAGAGAACTTCTTTCTCTTAAGAGGAAATCATGAGTGTGCTAGCATCAATCGGATCTATGGATTCTATGATGAAT GCAAGCGGAGGTTTAACATTAAGCTCTGGAAGACCTTCACAGACTGCTTTAACTGTCTGCCTATTGCAGCTATTGTGGATGAGAAGATCTTCTGCTGTCACGGAG GACTGTCTCCAGATCTCCAGTCAATGGAGCAGATCCGGAGAATTATGAGGCCTACAGATGTTCCTGACACAG GCTTGCTCTGTGACCTGCTGTGGTCTGACCCAGACAAAGATGTGCAAGGTTGGGGTGAAAATGATCGTGGGGTCTCTTTCACTTTTGGTGCTGATGTGGTCAGTAAATTTCTGAATCGTCATGATCTGGATTTGATCTGTCGAGCTCACCAG GTGGTTGAAGATGGATATGAATTCTTTGCTAAACGACAGTTGGTCACCCTATTCTCAGCTCCAAATTATTGTGGAGAGTTTGACAATGCAGGGGGCATGATGAGTGTGGATGAAACTCTGATGTGTTCCTTTCAG aTATTGAAACCATCTGAAAAGAAAGCCAAGTACCAGTATGGCGGACTGAATTCTGGACGTCCGGTCACTCCACCTCGCACAGCTAATCCACCGAAGAAGAGGTGA